Below is a genomic region from Populus trichocarpa isolate Nisqually-1 chromosome 15, P.trichocarpa_v4.1, whole genome shotgun sequence.
tttcaatagtaataattgttttttcaaatttaataataataataataataatttttaattttactcttcaaataatatttatgattttttttaatagtaataattgtttttcaaatttattaataattatattaataataatgaatataataatatttattatattaataatattattaaatatgtcAGACCCATGTTCCCACGTTGGTTAGGTATGACAAACATGCATATTCCCTCTCATGAGCATGGTtgtattttcattgttattttttttaaaaagacaaaagaagctcccaattcaaagattaaaattagtATCATGCATACTGCAGCCTAAAAAATCCAAATGtatcattttatttctaattattctTTCAATACAAAATGTATCTTATGAAAAAAGATAATCCTATCCTCCTTCATGCTTAGCAAGTTTTTTGGCAAGAACAATTATATCATTACTCTATTTCAAttcacattaatttatatattcacATTAATTTATATCTAGGTAAATAAAAGGATAGACAGTAGAACAATGATCTCCTTCTATACTGTATAATGCGCTGCATCAACCTACATTACATAGTTTCCTGATCGATCTGGTTTTCATGCAATAGTGTAATCTTGTAGTGAATTATAGTGATGGAACCATCATTCATGTCACATTGCGAATTGCATTTTCAATGTATTGCGTTGTTAGTTTTATCCGTTTTGGGTTGGTACAAGTCTACGGACATCAGAGGAAGAAATTTCTGGCCATATCCCACAGACCATCTTCACtgaatttattatcaatttagaGTGGATTTCTCTTCTCAACAACATATTTATATTAGAAATTATCCCATGTGATTTAATCAATTAACAGAGTGATGCATTCAACTAAGCTTTTGATCGATTTCAAACAAGcaatatttatgaattaaacATTATTCGTCATCTGGCTACTTTGATCGCCCTAATTTTAGCTGCCACTACCAGTACTGTAAGTTCATAGCTCCCAGTAATGAGTTTCTTTCTGAATTTCCTTTCTGCTTTTCTGATAAATTTCCAGTCAATATTTTGCAATTAAAGGTAAGGTTAGGTAAGCTTGCAAAATGAACCATGAAGAAACTAAATAATATCAGAACAAATAATTGGCAATACAGAAGACATTGTATATATGTATGGATTCATTTGCATAGAGGGTTTAGCTATACCTTTGTCACAGAAAGGTGTTATTAATTATCTGGATGGCATGaacttataaataatattattattaattattattataacacgACAACAACGAAGTAAATCAGCAAGACCCTtctgaaagaaaggaaaagaaaataaaagaaaaggcaaaggcAAATCCTAGTAAGCAATCGATGGATCAGCTACCCGGAAGCAACCTCTCTTATGTGTTCATAATCACTTTTTTATTAactcaagatatatatatatgtccaaGAAACTCTATAATGATGGATTCATCGGTTTGAAGTTTCACCTTTGAGATGAATGCTGTTGCAATCGCCGTCGTCCACATTTCTCAAAGGTGTCAACAGGTCAGATAGAACAACTTGAAGAGAAGAAACTTTTTCTTTGAGTTGGGAATTCTCTTGAAGAGTCTGGTGGTTACTTTCTAGTAAGTGGATAACCTTCTCAGAGAGCTGATGGTTCATGTTTTGAAGCTGATTAACCCGATACTGGAGATCTTCAATTTGCTTCTTTCTTCGCATACGCGATCTTCGAGCGGATTCTCTGTTGGATATCATCCTCCTTAGCTTCTTCTCGTTGGAAATACCGAGCTGTTGATCTCTTGGTTCAGCTAGAGTAGAGTCTGTACTGACAGATGATGTGTTTGGAGAGGGAATATGAAGTGGGACATGAATTAGAGAATTGGTTAAGAACTTATCGAAGAGACTTGAGCTGGATTCTGGATTTTCAGATATATTTGCCTGGGTTGGGGTGTGGTTAGTGGATTCAACAATGGGCTGCATTTTCAGGCTGGCCGCAGAAGGATATTGTTTCTGTATGGGATTAGGGAAAGTGAATAGATTATGAACCAAGTTTGCCTGAGGCAGACCATGGAATTTCTTGATTTCATGCGGCTCCATGGCTATTATCGATCACTGACTTGAACACAAAACAGATTGAAGGAaggaattgagtttttaaagTAGATCCTTCAGCAAATATATTAGCGGTAGTAGTTTCTTGTCATACAAGTATCATATGTTTCTATAGTAATATTGCAGCTAGAAATGGTATGCATGAAATTAAAGCATGGATCCAAATTTGgacatttgatttaatattgtCAACATCAGCTTCAATTGATGTTCTTATTAAGGATACGTGAACTATCAAATTAAGAGAGGAAATGACAAAATTTTCTACCTTTTATaatgctaaaaaaagaaaaacaaccataaagaCAAATGGGAGCAAAATGACTTTTTTAACTCGCAACTTCTTGATCAGTTTCATTTGTATACTTGCGATGATTGATTTCGGCTATTGAATGCAAGAGGATTTCGAGCTGTTGTGTTGCCGAAAGAAGGTGAGGAATTCTGCTGAGATgcaatttttcaaataatttacgAATTTCTCGGCTCTTATTGCATGTACTTCAAGTTAAGGGCACTTGTTCTTTAttcttcttaattattattgtttatggCACTTTCAAATCAGACCTTATGCCGAAACagtaccctttttttttttctctccaatctGCATTAGGAAGTGAAATGGTTGCTAAAAGGAAATAAATCGGATTGTATTAGGTAggaaataggtttttttatttattttttgattaacaTGGATGTTCAAGTCAGCTTGTgtgcacctcgattaatctcaacgaccatgtaagcctctaatgGCTCTGACatttatgagactcgaactagtaacCTCTTGAAAGCAAATTTAAGATCGATCTGGTTAGTTAAACTACTACTCttggagttaaaaaaaaaaaaaaatagggtttcTTGTTAATTAATGATGAGTGAAACAATCAACTTCTATAATCCTTGGCTTAATTTGATTATGGAAATGATCTCGCAGCTCcctttcatgaaaaaagaaaaagaaaaagaaaaaagaaaagtaagagAGATCAAAAAGTAGTAAAGTACTCTATATTTGTTATGTTGCGTGCAACCGGCCTTGGCTTCTCTTCAAATATAGGAATTGTTTAATTACAGTAACTGAATTTTGACAAACAACCGTAAAACTAGGTGACTGCACTTTAATTTATAGCTttataaatttggaaaaaaaaagaatatatagtCATGAAATTATTACTAGTGATTTCTGCAAATGCGTCTATACAttcttcaaattatatatataaattctagTATTCTAATTATCATTTTTAGAATACATGTTAAGCACTATATATTTAATACTTCTAATCAATcacattgtttaattatttgtttataatttatcataaacACTTAAGAATATTACCATGTAAAATAATActtatttaatatgtttaataaatatttgttttttttttttacacaaattaataataaatgaagttgTTTAACATATGTACTTGGATTATGCTTAATGGATACCCTGAAGACACTTTTTTAGATTTTCCCTCCCTAGAAAATAACCATATTAAGTTCATTATATTAACTGTcatgaataataattacttaAAAAGAACACACTCttatgaaaaatatagaaaaagtaaacttaatgttatttaaaaaatgaatcccttatatatatatatatatatatatatatatatatatatatatattatgtactATTAGATTTCAATGATATCATCCCTTCTAATTAGTTTTGGTTCATAgtagcatttttttatttaaaattttatgatgaaTTAAACTTTTCTATCTTATGAAACTCtgttattttgatctcataTTTATCAATTGAGTACACAAGTTATTGTGATTTAaggtgtgttttaaaaatattttttatttaaaaatatattaaaatattttttttcagattttatatttatttttaacatcaaaatattaaaattattaaaaaacaataaacataaattttcaatttaaagcaTCTTTAAAACATACTtaaacacaatttcaaacataaaaacaaacggCAACAAACTAATCAGATGTTGGCatatggtataaaaaaataatagtttttttttattttgaaaattaccCCCCTcccatttattataaataattggtTATTACTAggtttggtttctttttcttatcacttttgtttttgttataaatagtcctgaatgatttttttatttcagaaattattttttatttttttattataaataattgattatagGGAGtttaatttttcccttttattttaaataatcgtgattttttttttaatttggaaattaTTTCCATGCTAGATGGAAGCACCTAATTGGTAAATGCCATGAAAATTAATGACAAGAAGTCAAGCATGCGAAGATGGACGGAATATACACATAATTGGTAAATCCCAAATCGGTTCTTTATACATACGTACATGGAATTATATATAGTATACAAAATTTTCTCCACTTTCTAGAGCATTGATTCTAAAATTTgggaaaattaattcttttttggcATCAAAACATACGTGTGATGCAAGTTCTTAGCATTTTTCACTAGAGATGTGTTTGTACATTCAaataacttcattatttatttatttatttatttactctcactatgaaaaaaaaaagaagaaacctcAGTTTATAGTTCGTGAATGATAGAAGTTAATAATGAATATGTAAACCTTTTCGATCAAATTGAAAGGAAGGATCaatatgtcaaagaaccatctcaacccaatagcttaaactgttaggtaaggtcccaggatatgatttatattattctctaacaccccccctcaagtgaaagccctttgggctttaAACTTacacaggcccacattaccttgtgcttaatttttatcaaataaatggggatggtgagattcgaactcgtgaccgcttggtcattaaggctctgataccatgtcaaagaaccatctcaacccaatagcttaagctgttaggtgaggtcccaggatatgatttatattattctctaacacaatAGCTTAGCGGTTAGGATGTAGATTTCTTTTTACTAGTAAACTCTGAAGAAAAAGGAGATAGAATATTTTAGGAATGGAGGGCTACTACTTTTATACACCTCAAGCATCGATCAATCGGCCTTTTATTAAAACAAGTAGAAGAATATAACAATAGTGCATGATAGTCTTACAATCAAATTAGTTAGACTGAAAGGATAGGGTAGATGAATTGAGTGAAATGGAAATCATATGCTTTGAGGAACAATCACCGAGTAAGAAGTTAaccaaaaagagaaaacatttcttattttaatcCTACCACCTACATTTCTCAATTCATATATCCACCTTCGATTGGTGggcttttcatataatttaactCTTGAAAGtagtcttaaaaaaacaatccataacaatacattaaaatccTTTGATAAATCAATTTTGTTGTGTTGATGAATGCCACACTCTAGGTCGATGGGATATCAATCTTATCGaagatatttttctcaatatatgcaaccaaaatatcattcatttatttttagtttagggtgGGTTCAATACTTATGAATATTGAAGTTCTTGGCAACAATTCTATGCTGACATATGGTAGAGAGTAGCTAAAACCATAGCTTAAAAGGATTGTCGTGGCAAATTGATGTTGTTATTGTTGACTTATTGTTTTATACATATGGGTTAAATataaatgttaaatattttttttatttctctattgtGTTTCTAATGTTTTGAGTTGTCCTATACTTCATTTTTAATGACTAGTCAGTTCATTACTATCcattttcaatatgaaattcatagcaTATAATATTACCCATACACATTATTTCAACAAACCCTTGAATTATCATAAATCCTaacattttcaataactaattgtaaatgaataaaactaaaattaaacaatgaaacaaatagaaaagatgaaggAACTTACCTAAAGCATAAAGCATGAGAGGTTATTTGCTTAACTAATTAATAGCTTAGGACTTCaagagaaattttataaaaaaaagaaggcaagaATAGTAgcttgaaagaaagaagaaaggctTTCAGTTAATTAGTggaagaaagggaaagaaagggGAAAAGATTAATGAAATGTGCTggacatatatattatatattatattttattgtaagtTAACAATAGCTAACTTGGGTTAATTAGTAGCcagcaaagaaaattaaacctattaagatattattaatattctaatataaaaagtatttaaaaaaagattaagtgGGCAATTGCCCCCTCGGCCCCCTACGTGACTCTACCACTGACCAACATATTAGAAACTTAATaggtcacacacattaaaaactattaatcaGAAATTAAACTCAAATGATATACCTAAGAATgactttattaaaatatattttagaaattaaaaactagaatataattaatacaaagattatatttctaaacctaGAAAATAAAGTAAGGACTTCattgagttaatttaaaaaattatcctgaa
It encodes:
- the LOC7453868 gene encoding basic leucine zipper 8, with protein sequence MEPHEIKKFHGLPQANLVHNLFTFPNPIQKQYPSAASLKMQPIVESTNHTPTQANISENPESSSSLFDKFLTNSLIHVPLHIPSPNTSSVSTDSTLAEPRDQQLGISNEKKLRRMISNRESARRSRMRRKKQIEDLQYRVNQLQNMNHQLSEKVIHLLESNHQTLQENSQLKEKVSSLQVVLSDLLTPLRNVDDGDCNSIHLKGETSNR